The genome window AGCAGATCAAACTGTGTCCTGATATAACAGTTGACTCAATATATGCATATACTAATTATATTCctattttatttgaacattatGTCCATGTACTGACAACTGACAAGCGAAACAAGCTCTTGGGCATCAGGTAACAGATTGTTATCAAGGATTATATACGGCTTTAAGTTGTGCCACTGCCTCACTTTCCTCACCACTTCATCTCAGAAGCACACACAACGgttagggaggaggaggaggaggaggaggaggaggagctgagaggAACAAATGGGACACGTTGTCCATTTCAGCAACGaacattttcatcttttttacTCAAGTCGAAGCTCACTATCATGAGTCTTTGTAGTAAATGATCAGTCTAAACATCACGTGATAATCAATCAGTAAACCCTGACTTTATGGAAAAAACTGCTCCTGTTTTAAACGAGAGAGTTGTTTTGATTTGCATTCATTTCATATCCTCTAAACCTCGGTCACgttgtttgtaaatgtaatgaaattCTGTCCTGTTAAAGGGAAAGACTAAATATATCCTGGAGTGTTAAGTGGGTCTGCCACTTTTACTCCACACTTGTTTgtacaatataaatcaaatggCTTCTGTTCTGAATCTActcgctgctgttgttgctgctgggcAGAGTCGCCGTCTGACGACTATTTAACACAACTGTGCGCTGCATGAATGTAACTCTGTAATCGTcgtcttcctgtgtgcaggtagAGAAGCCCTACATCAAGCTGCAGGCATGGACGAGATGGACCTGCCCCAGATGAAGAAGGAGGTGGAGAGCCTCAAGTACCAGCTGGCCTTCAAACGAGAGAAGTCCTCCAAAACCGTGACTGAGTGCGTCGTCCAGTTTAACATCTTCTGATCACGATGAATGCGAATAATTCTGACACATCACTGACCAATCCTGCTGCCAGTTTACGTTTCTTTGGAAACCAAAAGAcgttacttatttacttatttctaCAGACGTGTTCTGTAATCAGACAGCGTGCATTTCAGACGCCATTGTTTaattgtatgtttatttttaaacacagaactacacgTAGAACTGTGTCAAAGAGACTCGGGACTATCAAGTGCAGACCaggtcatcttaaaataaaggctACAGGAACATGTGATAACAATGTTAAACATCCACCTGAGGATGTCCTCAGAAACTCACACGTTCACGTTTATCATGAtaaagtgagagagtgagagcacaGTCAGCCAGGCAGGGTAGGTGACCAGCTTTACTTTCCACTCGTTTCCACAGCgacagaatctatttgaatcatttcatgttttttcagaataaaagctctgaacttgatttgaatttttttttttttttttgtagattaGTTGATGTTGTCACTTTAGCATTTTAGTTAGGCACAGAAATCACCAGCTATCCTGGTTCTACTCATCTAAAGCTCACTAATGAACAGGTTTTATCTACCGGAAAACACTAAAGAGGATAGAGGAGGACTTGTGGTAATAAAGTTCCTCGTGAATAGTAaaaatgtctctctgtctctctgtctctctgtctctctgtctcttagtTTGGTAAAGTGGATCGAGGACGGCGTTCCGGAGGATCCCTTTTTGAATCCCGAGCTGATGAAGAACAACCCGTGGGTGGAGAAAGGAAAATGCATCCTTCTCTAGATGAAACCACTGACCCTGCCATGAGTGTGCAACTGTAACCATGCTGACCGACACACACCTACAGACGACTCCTGAACCTGACCCTTACTCGCCTGTGAAGGCCATAGCAGGACAGCGCCTCCTAACCTCTCACCTTGAATGTACAACCACTGATATGTAAAACCCCCCTCGACCTTAACCCTCCTGTtaatgcacgcacgcacacacatgcacctgaCTGCCACACCTTTTACTGCAAGTTTACTCGTGCCACGGTACTCCCAACACTTTAtatgaaaacatgtatttatgcCACTGTCAGTCACAAGCcgctttctcttctctttgactcttcatctcttctgagCGCCACTCTTTGCGTCACCCTCGTACGAAATGATCACCCGCCGTTAAACGAAAACACGTTTTTAGACTATTCCGTAAGAATTTGGAATCATttgaaatactaaactatgggtTT of Solea solea chromosome 16, fSolSol10.1, whole genome shotgun sequence contains these proteins:
- the gng13b gene encoding guanine nucleotide-binding protein G(I)/G(S)/G(O) subunit gamma-13b: MDEMDLPQMKKEVESLKYQLAFKREKSSKTVTDLVKWIEDGVPEDPFLNPELMKNNPWVEKGKCILL